One part of the Polycyclovorans algicola TG408 genome encodes these proteins:
- a CDS encoding restriction endonuclease subunit S translates to MGVRPGYKQTEAGVIPDNWSRKEVRELGAVVTGGTPSTRRAEYWNGAYPWITPTDIASRRDLYESERMISDAGLRAVRALPPNTVLVTCIASIGKNAILRTLGASNQQINAVIPDESNDVDFLFYMFEAAKNYLVASAGTTATSMVSKAAFQKLKFGIPPLQEQRAIAEALSDVDALLSGLDRLVAKKRDLKQATMQQLLTGQTRLPGFHGEWEKTRLKQVAEISAGINKPLGEMGSGTLYVTVQDLYDGTSIRTERLSRIRVSPSEMEGRSLSVGDIVFGKSSVKREGIGYPSRFVGAIEPVVFSGFTYRARARTRVADALFLFYGLRAEKSRRWVIDNAQASALTNINQAIADAIPVMLPPSVDEQAAIAQVLSDMDAELAALEARREKTRQLKQGMMQELLTGRTRLV, encoded by the coding sequence ATGGGCGTGAGGCCGGGATATAAGCAGACTGAGGCAGGAGTGATTCCCGATAATTGGAGCCGAAAGGAGGTTCGTGAACTCGGAGCAGTTGTTACCGGCGGGACACCGAGCACTCGCAGAGCTGAATATTGGAATGGCGCCTATCCTTGGATCACTCCAACGGATATCGCGAGTCGACGCGATCTTTACGAATCTGAGCGGATGATCTCTGACGCCGGGCTGCGAGCGGTCCGAGCGCTGCCTCCAAACACAGTTTTAGTTACTTGCATTGCGAGCATTGGTAAGAATGCAATTTTACGTACTCTCGGCGCCTCTAATCAGCAGATCAATGCTGTCATCCCGGACGAGTCAAATGACGTTGACTTTCTTTTTTACATGTTCGAGGCCGCGAAAAACTACCTCGTCGCAAGCGCGGGAACAACAGCAACAAGTATGGTTTCAAAGGCAGCATTTCAGAAGCTCAAGTTCGGAATCCCTCCGCTCCAGGAACAACGCGCCATCGCAGAAGCTCTGAGTGATGTGGATGCCCTGCTGAGCGGGCTGGACCGACTCGTTGCCAAAAAGCGCGACCTCAAACAGGCCACCATGCAGCAACTCCTCACCGGCCAAACCCGCCTGCCTGGCTTCCACGGGGAGTGGGAAAAGACGCGACTCAAGCAGGTTGCCGAAATCAGCGCGGGCATTAACAAGCCCCTCGGAGAGATGGGCAGCGGAACTCTGTATGTCACGGTCCAAGATCTTTACGACGGAACATCTATTCGGACAGAAAGATTAAGTCGTATCAGGGTCTCGCCGAGCGAGATGGAAGGAAGAAGCCTCTCTGTTGGGGACATTGTCTTCGGGAAATCCTCTGTAAAAAGGGAAGGCATTGGCTACCCAAGCCGATTCGTTGGCGCCATTGAGCCTGTAGTCTTTTCCGGCTTTACGTATCGTGCTCGAGCTCGAACACGAGTCGCTGACGCTTTATTCCTGTTCTACGGACTTCGAGCCGAGAAATCGCGTCGATGGGTTATTGACAACGCACAGGCATCAGCCCTAACCAACATCAATCAGGCCATTGCAGATGCGATTCCGGTGATGCTTCCTCCCTCTGTTGATGAACAAGCCGCCATCGCCCAAGTCCTCAGCGACATGGACGCCGAACTCGCCGCACTCGAAGCCCGCCGCGAGAAAACCCGTCAGCTCAAGCAGGGGATGATGCAGGAGCTGCTCACCGGCCGGACGCGTTTGGTATGA
- a CDS encoding MBL fold metallo-hydrolase has translation MIFRQFFDPVSSTYTYLLASGHGREAVLVDPVKEQAHHYLAAIEALDLKLVKAIDTHTHADHITALGDLRDATGCVTIMGQFTKAECVSTQVREGEVIDVDGLKLKALYTPGHTDESFSFVLNPAAPEGVFTGDVLLIRGSGRTDFQGGDPHKSWDSIVNRLFKLPDDTLVWAGHDYKGWMTSSIGEERRHNPRLAGKTEAEYVDIMRNLNLPNPKLMDIAVPANLACGRN, from the coding sequence ATGATCTTCCGCCAGTTTTTTGACCCGGTTTCAAGCACGTACACCTACCTGTTGGCGTCCGGCCACGGCCGCGAAGCGGTGCTCGTCGACCCGGTCAAGGAGCAGGCACACCACTATTTGGCCGCCATCGAGGCGCTGGATCTGAAGCTGGTCAAGGCCATTGACACGCACACCCACGCCGACCACATCACCGCGCTGGGCGACCTGCGCGACGCCACCGGCTGCGTCACCATCATGGGTCAGTTCACCAAGGCCGAATGCGTGTCGACGCAGGTGCGCGAGGGCGAAGTAATCGACGTCGACGGCCTCAAGCTCAAGGCCCTGTACACGCCCGGCCACACCGACGAATCGTTCAGTTTCGTGCTGAACCCCGCCGCGCCCGAAGGCGTCTTTACCGGCGACGTGCTGCTGATTCGCGGCAGCGGCCGCACCGACTTCCAGGGCGGCGATCCCCACAAGAGTTGGGATTCGATCGTCAACAGGTTGTTCAAGCTGCCGGACGACACACTGGTGTGGGCCGGACACGACTACAAGGGCTGGATGACCTCCAGCATCGGCGAAGAGAGGCGTCATAACCCGCGACTGGCCGGTAAAACCGAGGCCGAGTACGTGGACATTATGCGCAACCTGAACCTGCCCAACCCTAAGCTGATGGACATTGCCGTGCCGGCCAATCTGGCCTGCGGGCGCAACTGA
- a CDS encoding LON peptidase substrate-binding domain-containing protein yields the protein MTDTTEIPLFPLGNPLFPAGRLQLNIFEPRYLQMVAECLAQNSVFGVCLIEGGFEVGAPAIPALLGCSARIIESAQPDADRYLLLARGESRFRILERWTLDSGLIMGRVAWIDPPDPMPLPERYAPLAALLRQLSDTLGDDAPLPRPFRLDDAAWVGYRWAELLNVTPERRQRWLTCDEPLKVLDEVTAELQRQSSGSDEA from the coding sequence ATGACCGACACCACCGAAATTCCTTTATTCCCACTGGGCAACCCGTTGTTTCCTGCCGGGCGTCTGCAGCTGAACATTTTCGAGCCGCGTTACCTGCAGATGGTTGCCGAGTGCCTGGCGCAGAACAGCGTATTCGGCGTGTGCCTGATTGAAGGCGGGTTCGAAGTTGGCGCGCCGGCCATTCCGGCGCTGCTGGGGTGCAGCGCGCGCATCATCGAGTCGGCGCAACCCGACGCTGACCGTTACCTGTTGTTGGCGCGCGGCGAGTCACGCTTTCGCATTCTCGAGCGCTGGACTCTGGACTCCGGCCTGATCATGGGCCGGGTGGCGTGGATTGATCCACCCGACCCCATGCCGCTGCCCGAGCGTTACGCCCCGCTGGCGGCGCTGCTGCGCCAACTGTCGGACACGCTTGGGGACGATGCGCCGTTGCCGCGCCCGTTCCGGCTGGACGACGCCGCGTGGGTGGGTTACCGCTGGGCCGAACTGCTCAACGTCACGCCCGAGCGTCGCCAACGCTGGTTGACCTGTGACGAACCACTGAAGGTGCTCGACGAGGTCACCGCAGAGTTGCAGCGGCAGTCGTCGGGGTCGGATGAGGCTTAG
- a CDS encoding type I restriction endonuclease subunit R produces the protein MNRIGQAERVTQNRVLALFRDELGYRYLGDWTDRDNNNVEESLLSPWLVARGHSPAQVSMALHRLRTEAGRHDRSLYGNNQAVYGLLRYGVPVRTEAGQVTELVHLIDWQHPERNDFAVAEEVTLKGGHERRPDVVLYVNGIAIGVLELKNSRVSLSDGIRQNLSNQRPEFNAWFFSTVQFVFAGNDSEGLQYGTIGTPEKMFLRWKEDEADNTRFKLDKYLLKMCDKSRLLDLMQHFVLFDGGIKKLPRVHQYFGIKAAQQHVRERRGGILWHTQGSGKSIVMVLLARWILEHNPQARVAIITDRDELDKQIHRVFTDAGEAMQRSRSGRDLMTQLANPSPRLMCSLVHKFGKRDVADFEGFIKELEAQPSTTVGEVFVFVDECHRTQSGKLHRTMKAMLPNAVFIGFTGTPLLAQDRQSSLEVFGHYIHTYKFSEGVEDGVVLDLIYEARDIDQRLGSPEHIDAWFEAKTRGLNGWQKAELRAQWGTMQRVLSSRSRMDRVVSDILFDFGVKPRLSNSRGNAILVASSIFEACKYFTLLQKTPFKGRCAVVTSYNPMTKDVTLEETGANTESDKQFIYNTYIELLKDVAPAPGKSATETFEEQAKHLFANEPANMKLLVVVDKLLTGFDAPPCTYLYIDKKMQDHGLFQAICRTNRLDGDDKDFGYIVDYKDLFKKVENAIAVYTAELDHSAGGAEPEVLLQDRLKKGRERLDAAIETLELLCEPVQPPKGELEYMHYFCGNVEIATDLAEREPQRAALYKATVALVRAYANIADELDAAGYTPGDTERIKRQLKHYVDVREIVRRASSETLDLKAFEADMRHLIDTYIEADQPRKISPFDNMGLLELIVKTGIGEAIAQQLGGMKGNKTAIAETIENNVRSKIVKEQTSDPAFYEKMSALLDEIIRFRKEQADEYEAYLHRIAELAKKIEAGHDETLPTQLDSAGKRALYNNLLANLPSRLAAQETPPDYDGKPADEALALALRLDATIRTARFDGWRGVQAREQAIKAAMYEVLNDVNEVERLFLIIAAQPEY, from the coding sequence ATGAATCGCATTGGCCAAGCCGAGCGGGTCACGCAAAACCGCGTGCTGGCGCTGTTCCGGGATGAGCTGGGCTATCGCTACTTGGGCGACTGGACGGATCGCGACAACAACAACGTCGAAGAATCGCTGCTGAGCCCCTGGCTTGTGGCGCGCGGTCACAGTCCGGCGCAGGTCAGCATGGCGTTGCACCGCCTGCGCACCGAGGCGGGTCGGCACGACCGCAGCCTTTACGGCAACAACCAGGCGGTGTACGGGCTGCTGCGCTACGGCGTGCCGGTGAGAACCGAGGCCGGCCAGGTCACCGAGCTGGTGCACCTGATCGATTGGCAACACCCGGAACGCAATGACTTTGCCGTGGCCGAGGAGGTCACCCTCAAGGGCGGTCACGAACGGCGGCCCGACGTTGTGTTGTACGTGAACGGCATCGCCATCGGCGTGTTGGAGCTGAAGAACAGCCGCGTGTCGCTGAGTGATGGCATTCGCCAGAACTTGTCGAACCAGCGGCCGGAGTTCAACGCGTGGTTCTTCTCGACCGTGCAGTTCGTGTTTGCCGGCAACGATTCCGAAGGCTTGCAGTACGGCACCATCGGCACGCCGGAAAAGATGTTCCTGCGCTGGAAAGAGGACGAGGCCGACAACACGCGCTTCAAGCTCGACAAATACCTGCTGAAGATGTGCGACAAGAGCCGCCTGCTGGACCTGATGCAGCACTTTGTGCTGTTTGATGGCGGCATCAAGAAGCTGCCGAGGGTGCATCAGTACTTCGGCATCAAGGCGGCGCAGCAGCATGTGCGCGAGCGGCGCGGCGGCATCCTCTGGCATACCCAGGGCAGTGGCAAAAGCATCGTCATGGTGCTGCTGGCGCGCTGGATACTGGAGCACAACCCGCAGGCGCGGGTGGCCATCATCACCGACCGTGACGAGCTGGATAAGCAGATCCACCGCGTGTTCACCGATGCCGGGGAGGCTATGCAGCGCAGCCGCAGCGGCCGGGACTTGATGACGCAGTTGGCCAACCCCAGCCCGCGCCTGATGTGCTCGCTGGTGCACAAGTTTGGCAAGCGCGACGTGGCCGACTTTGAGGGCTTCATCAAAGAGCTAGAGGCACAGCCGAGCACCACGGTGGGGGAGGTGTTCGTGTTTGTCGACGAATGCCACCGCACCCAGAGCGGCAAGCTGCACCGCACCATGAAGGCCATGCTGCCCAACGCCGTGTTCATCGGCTTTACCGGCACGCCGCTGCTGGCACAGGACCGGCAAAGCAGCCTGGAGGTTTTTGGCCACTACATCCACACCTACAAGTTCAGCGAGGGCGTGGAAGACGGTGTGGTGCTGGATCTGATCTACGAGGCGCGCGACATCGACCAGCGTCTGGGCTCTCCAGAGCATATCGACGCGTGGTTCGAGGCCAAGACGCGCGGCCTGAACGGCTGGCAGAAGGCCGAGCTGCGCGCCCAGTGGGGCACGATGCAGCGGGTGCTCAGTTCGCGCTCGCGCATGGATCGGGTGGTGAGCGACATCCTGTTCGACTTTGGGGTGAAGCCGCGCCTGTCCAACAGCCGGGGCAACGCCATTCTGGTGGCCAGCAGCATCTTCGAGGCGTGCAAGTACTTCACGCTGTTGCAGAAGACGCCGTTCAAGGGGCGCTGTGCGGTGGTGACGTCTTACAACCCCATGACGAAGGACGTCACACTGGAGGAGACCGGCGCCAATACCGAGAGCGACAAGCAGTTCATCTACAACACCTACATCGAGCTGCTCAAGGACGTGGCGCCGGCACCGGGCAAGAGCGCCACCGAAACCTTTGAGGAACAGGCCAAGCATCTGTTTGCCAACGAGCCGGCCAACATGAAGCTGTTGGTGGTGGTGGACAAGTTGCTCACCGGCTTTGATGCGCCGCCCTGCACGTATCTGTACATCGACAAGAAGATGCAGGACCACGGGCTGTTTCAGGCCATTTGCCGCACCAACCGGCTGGACGGTGATGACAAGGACTTCGGCTACATCGTCGACTACAAGGACCTGTTCAAGAAGGTTGAGAACGCCATCGCGGTGTACACCGCCGAGCTGGATCACAGCGCCGGGGGTGCCGAGCCCGAGGTGCTGTTGCAGGATCGGCTGAAGAAGGGCCGCGAACGCCTGGATGCCGCCATCGAAACGCTGGAGCTGCTGTGTGAGCCGGTGCAGCCGCCCAAGGGCGAGCTGGAGTACATGCACTACTTCTGCGGCAACGTCGAGATCGCGACCGACCTGGCCGAGCGGGAGCCGCAGCGCGCGGCGCTCTACAAGGCCACCGTGGCACTGGTGCGCGCCTACGCCAACATCGCCGACGAACTGGATGCGGCGGGGTACACGCCGGGCGACACAGAGCGGATCAAGCGCCAGCTCAAGCACTACGTGGACGTGCGCGAGATCGTGCGCCGGGCCAGCAGCGAGACGCTGGATCTGAAGGCCTTCGAGGCCGATATGCGGCACCTGATCGACACGTACATCGAGGCCGATCAGCCCAGAAAGATTTCCCCATTCGACAACATGGGGCTGCTGGAGCTGATCGTAAAAACCGGCATTGGCGAAGCCATTGCCCAGCAGTTAGGCGGCATGAAAGGCAACAAGACCGCCATCGCCGAGACCATCGAAAACAACGTGCGCAGCAAGATCGTCAAGGAGCAAACCAGCGACCCGGCGTTCTACGAAAAGATGTCGGCGCTGCTGGACGAGATCATCCGCTTTCGCAAGGAACAGGCCGACGAGTACGAGGCCTACCTGCACCGCATCGCCGAGTTGGCCAAGAAGATCGAGGCTGGCCACGACGAAACGCTGCCCACCCAACTGGACAGCGCTGGCAAGCGCGCGCTCTACAACAACCTGCTGGCGAATCTGCCATCACGCTTAGCGGCTCAGGAGACGCCGCCGGATTACGACGGCAAGCCCGCTGACGAGGCCTTGGCGCTGGCGTTGAGGCTGGACGCGACCATTCGCACGGCACGGTTTGATGGCTGGCGCGGCGTGCAGGCCCGCGAGCAGGCCATCAAGGCCGCGATGTACGAGGTGCTGAATGATGTCAACGAGGTTGAGCGGCTGTTTCTCATCATCGCCGCGCAGCCCGAGTACTGA
- a CDS encoding glutathione S-transferase family protein, which yields MKLLNSFGPNPRMVRMFALEKGITLDMQEHDLMGGENRQADYKRKNPAGQLPSLELDNGAVIAETIAICEYLDEVNPGKSLVGKSPEEKAVSRMWQRRVELNITEAIYNGFRYAEGLPLFKDRVRCLPEAADGLKTIGKENLQWLDGLMAGKPFVSGDDIRLVDLALYCCLDFANSVGQPLDPSLSNLNAWFKRMDARPSAAGSLHPAAEQAKMKG from the coding sequence ATGAAGCTGTTGAACTCGTTTGGCCCCAACCCGCGCATGGTGCGCATGTTTGCGCTCGAAAAAGGCATCACGCTCGACATGCAGGAGCACGACCTGATGGGCGGCGAAAACCGCCAGGCCGATTACAAGCGCAAGAACCCTGCCGGGCAGCTGCCGTCGCTGGAGCTCGACAACGGCGCCGTGATTGCCGAAACCATCGCCATCTGCGAGTACCTCGATGAGGTCAATCCGGGCAAGTCGCTGGTCGGCAAGTCGCCGGAAGAAAAAGCCGTGTCGCGCATGTGGCAGCGCCGCGTCGAACTGAACATCACCGAGGCCATCTACAACGGCTTCCGCTACGCCGAGGGCTTGCCGCTGTTCAAGGACCGCGTCCGCTGCCTGCCCGAAGCGGCCGATGGGCTAAAGACCATTGGCAAGGAAAATCTGCAGTGGCTCGATGGCCTGATGGCGGGCAAGCCGTTCGTCAGCGGCGATGACATCCGGCTGGTCGACTTGGCGCTGTACTGCTGCCTCGACTTCGCCAACAGCGTCGGCCAGCCGCTGGACCCGTCGCTGAGCAACCTGAACGCCTGGTTCAAACGCATGGACGCCCGCCCCAGCGCCGCCGGCAGCCTTCATCCGGCCGCGGAACAGGCAAAGATGAAAGGGTAA
- a CDS encoding Fic family protein has protein sequence MKAPYSPPFTVTARMVSQIASIAEQVGRLTAAQGMAVRLRRINRIRTIQGSLAIEGNTLSEAQITAILGGKPVIAPPREVLEARNALKAYEQLGQWQPAQEQHLLAAHNCLMQGLVDDAGRYRQGGVGVMQGDQVMHMAPPASRVPRLMRDLLGWLATTDQHPLIASSVFHYEFEFIHPFSDGNGRMGRLWQTLMLSRWNPVMAYVPVESLVHAQQAGYYAALNASTRQSDCAVFIEFMLGCLQQAISAASAVEPLVKVKVKTRAKAPVKKQASTPERVLAALKKAPTLTLAEVAAQLGLSTSAVERAARSLRERGRLRYVGPQKGGHWEVLP, from the coding sequence ATGAAAGCGCCGTACTCGCCGCCCTTTACCGTGACCGCCCGCATGGTGTCGCAGATTGCATCCATCGCCGAGCAGGTGGGCCGGTTGACCGCAGCCCAGGGCATGGCGGTGCGGCTGCGGCGCATCAATCGTATTCGCACCATTCAGGGCTCACTGGCCATTGAGGGCAATACGCTCAGTGAAGCGCAGATCACCGCCATCCTCGGCGGCAAGCCGGTGATCGCCCCGCCGCGTGAGGTGCTGGAAGCGCGCAATGCGCTCAAGGCCTACGAGCAGCTTGGGCAGTGGCAACCGGCGCAGGAACAACACCTGCTGGCCGCGCACAACTGCCTGATGCAGGGCCTGGTGGATGACGCCGGTCGCTACCGCCAGGGCGGTGTGGGCGTGATGCAGGGCGACCAGGTGATGCACATGGCACCACCGGCCAGCCGGGTGCCGCGGCTGATGCGCGATCTGCTGGGCTGGCTGGCCACGACCGACCAGCATCCGCTCATCGCCAGCAGCGTGTTTCATTACGAGTTTGAGTTTATTCACCCGTTCAGCGACGGCAACGGCCGCATGGGACGGCTGTGGCAAACGCTGATGCTCAGCCGCTGGAACCCGGTGATGGCCTATGTGCCGGTGGAGAGTCTGGTGCACGCGCAACAGGCGGGTTACTACGCGGCGCTGAATGCCAGCACCCGGCAAAGCGATTGCGCGGTGTTCATCGAGTTCATGCTGGGCTGTCTGCAACAAGCCATCAGTGCCGCAAGCGCGGTAGAGCCGTTGGTCAAAGTGAAGGTGAAAACGCGGGCGAAAGCGCCGGTGAAAAAGCAGGCGTCCACGCCCGAGCGGGTACTGGCCGCCCTGAAAAAGGCACCGACGCTGACGTTGGCCGAGGTGGCGGCGCAGCTTGGTTTATCGACCAGCGCAGTCGAGCGTGCGGCGCGCAGCCTGCGCGAGCGCGGCCGGTTGCGGTACGTTGGCCCGCAAAAGGGTGGCCACTGGGAGGTGTTGCCATGA
- a CDS encoding M48 family metallopeptidase produces MEALELGDVSVDVVRKNIKNLHLSVHPPTGRVTIAAPARMSPDAIRVFAISKLGWIRRQRTKLSAQLRETPREYIDRESHYLWGRRYLLTVQERDQAPAVIRRHNRLVLGVRPGADVETRAQVMARWYRDQIREALPALLDKWQPVMGVACNRVLIQKMKTQWGSCNAATRNIRLNTELAKKPPECLEYVLVHELTHLREPTHGERFVALLEAQLSGWRSARALLNAAPLAHEDWARSDR; encoded by the coding sequence ATGGAGGCGCTCGAGCTTGGGGATGTCTCGGTGGACGTGGTTCGCAAGAACATCAAGAACCTTCATCTGAGCGTGCACCCCCCGACCGGCCGGGTGACCATCGCCGCGCCCGCCCGCATGAGCCCGGACGCCATTCGCGTATTTGCCATTTCCAAGCTGGGGTGGATACGGCGGCAGCGGACCAAGCTGAGCGCCCAGCTTCGCGAGACCCCGCGCGAGTACATTGACAGGGAAAGCCATTACCTTTGGGGTCGCCGTTACCTGCTCACGGTGCAGGAGCGTGATCAGGCGCCTGCCGTCATCCGGCGGCACAACCGCCTCGTCCTTGGTGTTCGCCCAGGCGCGGATGTCGAGACGCGGGCGCAGGTGATGGCGCGCTGGTACCGCGACCAGATTCGCGAGGCGTTACCGGCGCTGCTCGACAAGTGGCAGCCCGTGATGGGCGTGGCATGCAACCGCGTGCTCATCCAGAAGATGAAGACGCAGTGGGGAAGCTGCAACGCCGCCACACGCAACATCCGGCTGAACACCGAACTCGCCAAGAAGCCGCCGGAGTGCCTGGAGTACGTGCTGGTGCACGAGCTGACTCATCTGCGGGAACCGACACATGGGGAGCGCTTCGTCGCGCTCCTGGAGGCTCAACTGTCAGGTTGGCGCTCGGCGCGGGCGTTGCTCAATGCCGCGCCGCTGGCGCACGAGGATTGGGCGAGATCTGACCGTTAG